One Carassius auratus strain Wakin unplaced genomic scaffold, ASM336829v1 scaf_tig00035737, whole genome shotgun sequence genomic region harbors:
- the LOC113082125 gene encoding zinc finger protein GLI1-like translates to SVQHINNEHIHGEKKEFVCHWTDCSREQRPFKAQYMLVVHMRRHTGEKPHKCTFEGCNKAYSRLENLKTHLRSHTGEKPYVCEHEGCNKAFSNASDRAKHQNRTHSNEKPYVCKIQGCTKRYTDPSSLRKHVKTVHGPEAHITKKHRGDTGPRPPGLTSAGHSSELLIEKEERSREDCKLLAPETTLKSQPSPGGQSSCSSERSPLGSANNNDSGVEMNLNAAGSLEDLTTQEENTGNTGGPESSGMCMSVQALKRLENLKIDKLKQIRRSTPPGRSAGNKLPALPGEMMGMCAPSPLLSNRRVMELSAPDVAGVSGMGIPCPPNDRRGSGTSSLSSAYTVSRRSSLVSPYLSSRRSSDVSQVGHCQSVMGADVPSDPLSPQNSQRGGSCQNPGGLPGLPSLTPAQQYSLKAKYAAATGGPPPTPLPNMDQPGNPGRFLRECRGQPLPLFLQQGGTRRHSANAEYGTGVIYPHQAPGNNTRRASDPVRSGADTQGLPKVQRFNSLSNVSLMSRRNALQQCGSDGPLNRHMYSPRPPSITENVMMEAMAIDPHGTADGREQGNMIRGGDRGFMGYQQPPHHPHNASQMSPGQEGLSCMDQVYQSPMQGQYQHEEICATGIMGQSDIANNLLQQAEFGMSNCQLSPSGPHYPSQGVGSGPWGQTNQLHSPQTDIQYQCAGMQGQHYPQQGVYNPTSDPGHQRVTVKPEQFHSSIGGSSSCQNTKPLHQHRHDVNMQAYPPQSGQGIMGRSSNANCDFRHGQMGTQVSIPQQSQVGSFPSGGGINLALTESRRSQTPMHQMKEMMVRNYVQSQQALLWEQQQEQTDGLSVKPDGIEMGGHQQANQNLYPGNSYQGYPNQNLMSPQQNRVPGSIKEPTAGMQGSCYGPDMVPRPPQGRKPLSRQNSLSQQTSGAYMGSPTHLSPVHSTASPRRGVRLPPVQQQQQNSENFTNNNNNPMYYSGQIHMHHDIEKTPDGPCLAQQHLTGIDPSTKPTSMAYSDPAPMSNALENLDLENAQIDFTSIIDDQEPSSYSPVNPPLGHHQCSSQTSSRLTTPQTSITLPSGLSNMAVGDMTSMLTSLAGENKYLNTLS, encoded by the exons TCTGTGCAGCACATCAATAACGAGCACATCCACGGAGAGAAGAAGGAGTTCGTGTGTCACTGGACGGACTGTTCTCGAGAGCAGCGGCCCTTTAAAGCCCAGTACATGCTGGTGGTGCACATGCGCAGACACACGGGAGAGAAACCTCACAAGTGCACT TTCGAAGGCTGTAATAAAGCGTACTCGCGTCTGGAGAACCTGAAGACTCATCTGCGCTcgcacaccggagagaaaccctATGTGTGTGAACACGAGGGCTGCAACAAGGCTTTCTCCAATGCATCCGACCGCGCAAAGCATCAGAACCGAACACACTCCAACGAG AAACCGTACGTGTGTAAGATCCAGGGCTGTACGAAGCGCTATACCGACCCGAGCTCTCTGAGGAAGCACGTGAAGACGGTGCACGGACCCGAGGCTCACATCACTAAAAAGCACCGCGGAGACACCGGACCACGTCCTCCGGGTCTGACCAGTGCAGGACATAGCTCTGAACTTCTGATAGAAAAAGAGGAGAGAAGCAGAGAGGACTGCAAATTACTCGCTCCAGAAACCACACTG AAATCCCAGCCAAGTCCTGGCGGCCAGTCATCTTGTAGTAGTGAACGTTCTCCACTAGGGAGCGCTAACAATAATGACAGCGGAGTGGAGATGAACCTCAATGCGGCGGGGAGTCTGGAGGACCTGACCACACAAGAGGAGAACACCGGGAACACCGGCGGGCCCGAGTCGAGCGGAATGTGCATGTCCGTTCAGGCCTTGAAGAGGTTGGAGAACCTGAAGATCGACAAACTGAAGCAAATTCGCCGGTCAACACCACCTGGGCGGAGCGCAGGGAATAAACTGCCGGCTCTCCCAG GAGAGATGATGGGCATGTGTGCTCCTTCACCCTTGCTCTCCAACCGGCGTGTAATGGAGCTTTCTGCCCCGGATGTAGCCGGAGTTAGTGGAATGGGAATACCCTGCCCCCCAAACGACCGGCGGGGCAGTGGCACCAGCAGCCTCAGCTCTGCCTACACAGTGAGCCGCCGTTCGTCTTTGGTCTCGCCCTACCTATCAAGCAGGCGCTCCAGCGACGTGTCCCAAGTGGGTCACTGCCAGTCCGTAATGGGAGCCGATGTTCCCAGTGACCCACTGTCTCCTCAGAACAGCCAAAGGGGCGGATCATGCCAGAACCCCGGGGGGTTGCCAGGTCTACCGAGTCTGACTCCTGCGCAGCAGTATAGTCTGAAAGCTAAATATGCAGCAGCAACAGGCGGCCCACCGCCAACCCCGTTACCCAACATGGaccaacctggcaaccctggaagATTCCTGAGGGAATGCCGTGGCCAGCCTCTTCCTCTGTTTCTGCAGCAAGGTGGCACGAGGAGGCACAGTGCTAATGCCGAATATGGCACTGGAGTGATTTATCCACATCAGGCACCTGGGAACAACACGAGGCGCGCCAGCGATCCAGTACGCTCTGGTGCGGACACACAGGGTTTACCCAAGGTGCAACGCTTTAACAGCTTAAGCAATGTGTCCCTTATGAGTCGCCGCAATGCACTGCAACAGTGCGGATCTGATGGCCCTCTCAACAGGCACATGTACTCGCCTCGTCCACCAAGCATCACTGAAAATGTCATGATGGAGGCCATGGCCATAGATCCTCATGGGACTGCTGATGGCAGAGAGCAAGGCAACATGATCCGAGGTGGAGACCGAGGCTTTATGGGCTACCAGCAACCTCCCCACCACCCTCACAATGCAAGTCAAATGTCTCCCGGACAAGAAGGACTTAGTTGTATGGATCAAGTCTACCAGTCTCCAATGCAAGGTCAATACCAGCATGAGGAGATCTGTGCCACTGGGATAATGGGTCAATCTGACATTGCAAACAATCTTCTACAGCAAGCTGAGTTCGGCATGAGCAACTGTCAGCTTAGCCCCTCCGGTCCACATTATCCCAGCCAGGGTGTTGGATCAGGACCCTGGGGTCAGACCAACCAGCTCCACAGCCCTCAGACCGATATCCAGTACCAGTGTGCAGGCATGCAAGGACAACACTACCCTCAACAGGGTGTGTACAACCCTACATCTGACCCTGGACATCAAAGAGTTACTGTAAAACCAGAGCAGTTCCATTCATCCATAGGAGGGTCCAGTTCTTGCCAGAACACTAAACCATTACACCAGCATCGGCATGATGTGAATATGCAGGCGTATCCACCGCAGTCAGGTCAAGGCATCATGGGTAGGTCCTCCAATGCAAACTGTGACTTCCGTCACGGCCAGATGGGAACACAAGTCAGTATTCCACAGCAGAGCCAAGTCGGATCGTTCCCGAGTGGTGGAGGGATCAATCTTGCACTAACGGAGAGCCGTAGGTCGCAGACGCCAATGCATCAAATGAAGGAAATGATGGTGAGGAATTATGTGCAGTCCCAGCAAGCGCTCCTTTGGGAACAGCAACAAGAGCAAACGGATGGTCTCTCTGTGAAGCCCGATGGCATTGAAATGGGAGGACATCAGCAAGCTAACCAGAATCTTTATCCTGGAAACTCCTACCAGGGCTACCCTAATCAGAATTTGATGAGCCCACAGCAAAATCGAGTTCCAGGTTCCATCAAGGAGCCTACCGCAGGGATGCAGGGATCCTGCTACGGGCCAGATATGGTGCCACGACCACCTCAGGGACGAAAGCCTCTGAGTCGCCAAAACAGCCTATCCCAGCAAACAAGTGGAGCTTACATGGGCAGCCCGACTCACCTGAGCCCGGTCCACTCCACCGCCAGTCCCAGAAGAGGAGTCCGTCTCCCACCAGTTCAACAACAGCAGCAGAATTCGGAAAACTTcaccaataacaacaacaaccccATGTACTACTCAGGCCAGATACACATGCACCATGACATTGAGAAGACTCCGGATGGACCATGCCTGGCCCAGCAGCACCTGACAGGGATAGACCCTAGTACCAAGCCCACCTCGATGGCCTACTCAGACCCTGCACCCATGTCCAACGCCTTAGAAAACCTGGACTTGGAGAACGCTCAGATTGACTTTACTTCCATCATTGATGACCAAGAACCTTCATCTTACAGTCCAGTAAACCCACCTCTGGGTCACCACCAGTGCTCCTCTCAGACCTCCTCTCGTCTCACCACACCCCAAACCTCTATCACCCTTCCAAGTGGCCTTTCCAATATGGCAGTCGGGGACATGACCTCGATGTTGACGTCCCTTGCTGGGGAGAACAAGTATTTGAACACATTGTCTTAA